One Sporosarcina sp. FSL W8-0480 genomic window, GCGCCTTTGCCTTCATTATGGACGCGCAGCCTCTTATTTAGGTCATTCGTGTAGCCGGCATAGTATGAGCCATCCTTGCATTCAAGGACATAGAAGATATGTTCAATCCCTTTGTCCATATAGTAATGTCCTCACTTCCTCCGTATACTCCCCATCAGGGCCATATATATATAAGGGCGCTAAAATTTTTAAATCCGGCTTACCATCTTTAATGCCCTCTATCAGTAATGTGTTTGCCTCTTTTCCTTCTTTCGGATAGACAAAACGGATTCGTTTCGGTTCAAGTCGGTTTGCGCGCATTGCCGTTACGATGTCTAAAAGTCTACCGGGACGATGGACAAATGCCGCCTTGCCTCCTTGTTTCAATAGTTCGCTTGCGGATTGCACGGCTTGTTCAAGGGTTAAATGAATTTCATGCCGTGCAATAGCGACATGTTCCTTCAAGTTTTTTTCACTTGCTTCTATTGCAGGAAAATAAGGCGGATTGCATGTCACTGTATCGTATTTTTCATAGCCGATTTTCGTGGCAATGCCAATGACATCATCATTCACAATCCGTATTCTTTCATCTAATCCATTGTAGGCTACACTTCGTTCGGCCATATCCGATAGGCGCTCCTGAAGTTCAACCGCCACGATGTCCGCATTTGTTCGAGCACTGAGAAACAGTGGGATCGCTCCGTTCCCTGCGCATAAATCGACAATCTTACCGGAACGAATCGGGACATAAGCAAATTTTGCAAGCAGGACGGCGTCGAGTGAAAAGGAAAACACGGATGGGCTTTGGATGATCCGTAGATTTTCTGCCAATAAATAATCAAGTCTTTCGTCTTCTTTTAATAAATTCTCCATTTTTTACTCCCTCAATCCATAGAAAAAAGCCGATGCCTACACAAAATAGGATCGGCTCTTTTCAAGCATGTTGTTTACTTAGGAAGGACAGGCAAAACAAGCAATCTTCCCCTTTACGGCTGCTGCCATAATGAACATTGCAGACATGGTATCCTTCATTATATATCCGTGCCAAGTTGTCCACCCCTTCACCGATGTCGATTCTTCGGGGTTTTTCAACTAATTGTTGTTCACTCAATGTTTCGGTTTTCTCATTTAATTCTTCAAGCCTGGTCCGGAGATGATGGTTTTCTAGTTGAAGTGAGTGGTTCTCTTCCGTCATCTTAGCTACAAATCCCATTAGTTCCCGGAATTGCTCATGCATGGATTCAAGCTGTTGCTCAAATTCCATTACCCTGTCGAGAAAGTTCCCTTCTTTCAACTTGTTCACCTCATCATTTCGTCAATTGAGCTTCCACGTTCTTTTGGCTTTCAATTTCTTCCCATGAATATTCTAAGACATGTTCCTGATCCACTAAATTTACTTGTAAAATTCTTTCAAGTAGATTCAAGCCAACCACTTTACCAGGTCCTTCAGGGGTTTGCACCCTTTCTCCGATATCCGGCATGAGGTTTTTCGCCTCTTCATATTCATCGTTTTCATACTTCAGGCAACACATAAGCCGACCACATAAGCCTGAAATCTTCGATGGATTAAGTGAAAGGTTTTGATCCTTCGCCATCTTAATGGAAACTGGCTCAAAGTCTCCAAGGAATGTGGAACAGCAAAGCATCCTTCCACAAGGGCCAATACCTCCAAGCATTTTCGCTTCATCCCGGACGCCAATTTGGCGAAGTTCGATACGGGTACGGAAAATTGCTGCGAGGTCCTTTACAAGATTTCGGAAGTCAACCCTACCTTCCGCTGTGAAATAAAAGACGATCTTATTGCGATCGAATGTATACTCCACATCGACGAGCTTCATATCCAACTCATGCTCGCGTATTTTTTCCAAGCATTTTCCGAAAGCCTGTTCAGCATCCATCTGATTCTCTTCCACCTGGATCTGGTCTTCGATTAGCGCTTTGCGGATAATTTTCTTTAGTGGCAAGACGACATCATTCTCATCGACTTCCTTCACCGGAATAGCAACTTTACCATATTCGATTCCCCTAGCCGTCTCTACGATAACATAATCGTCAACGTCGAGAGGATAATCGAGAGGATCGAAATAATATATTTTACCCGCCTTTTTAAAGCGGACACCTACAACATTATACAAGCATTAACCCCTCCTGCAAATTAAGCACCAGTTGTTCCATCAAAAGTGTACGGTTCATATTACTGTACAACTTTTTCTTCGCTTGAAGAACCGCTTCCATACTGGCCGATAACTGGCTATATGTCATCTTCATTGAGAGGCCACGGAAAATCTGCTGCTGATCGGGAAACGTCATTTCCGATTGCAATCCCGCTTTCATCGAAACAATATCACGGTATGCATAGAGAAGCAAGTTGAGAGCACATTCCAAGTCTTCCTTCTCTTTAATTGTTGGAACCCATTCAGATTGGATGAATAGAAGCGCTTCATTCACATGGCGATCTGATGCTTCTATTAATTTTAACACTGTTTTTCGCATGTGTGCAAATTGATCATTTTCCGCTAACAACCTTGCCTGTTCGACATCTGCAGTCATCATCGTAACCGTTGACGCCATAGATGCAGTTATACCTGAGTCGACAAGCTTTGCAATCATTTCTTCCCTTCTTGGGGGAAGGAATGTAATCCTCTGACACCGTGATTGGATGGTCGGCAATATAGATTGATAGGAACTGGTTAATAATATTGCGGTCACTTCTCCTTCAGGTTCTTCAAGGAATTTCAGCA contains:
- the yabA gene encoding DNA replication initiation control protein YabA, with the translated sequence MKEGNFLDRVMEFEQQLESMHEQFRELMGFVAKMTEENHSLQLENHHLRTRLEELNEKTETLSEQQLVEKPRRIDIGEGVDNLARIYNEGYHVCNVHYGSSRKGEDCLFCLSFLSKQHA
- a CDS encoding tRNA1(Val) (adenine(37)-N6)-methyltransferase codes for the protein MENLLKEDERLDYLLAENLRIIQSPSVFSFSLDAVLLAKFAYVPIRSGKIVDLCAGNGAIPLFLSARTNADIVAVELQERLSDMAERSVAYNGLDERIRIVNDDVIGIATKIGYEKYDTVTCNPPYFPAIEASEKNLKEHVAIARHEIHLTLEQAVQSASELLKQGGKAAFVHRPGRLLDIVTAMRANRLEPKRIRFVYPKEGKEANTLLIEGIKDGKPDLKILAPLYIYGPDGEYTEEVRTLLYGQRD
- the holB gene encoding DNA polymerase III subunit delta', with the protein product MEETGADIKQRQKAVIDRLEATFRNNRIGHAYLFDGDTGTGKEAAALHFAKLMLCEQPVNAVPCETCHACRRISSKSHPNVTMIEPDGQDIKKEQMSSLIMQMTRKGYEPGRKIYIISRADRMNVAAANTLLKFLEEPEGEVTAILLTSSYQSILPTIQSRCQRITFLPPRREEMIAKLVDSGITASMASTVTMMTADVEQARLLAENDQFAHMRKTVLKLIEASDRHVNEALLFIQSEWVPTIKEKEDLECALNLLLYAYRDIVSMKAGLQSEMTFPDQQQIFRGLSMKMTYSQLSASMEAVLQAKKKLYSNMNRTLLMEQLVLNLQEGLMLV
- a CDS encoding stage 0 sporulation family protein, with protein sequence MYNVVGVRFKKAGKIYYFDPLDYPLDVDDYVIVETARGIEYGKVAIPVKEVDENDVVLPLKKIIRKALIEDQIQVEENQMDAEQAFGKCLEKIREHELDMKLVDVEYTFDRNKIVFYFTAEGRVDFRNLVKDLAAIFRTRIELRQIGVRDEAKMLGGIGPCGRMLCCSTFLGDFEPVSIKMAKDQNLSLNPSKISGLCGRLMCCLKYENDEYEEAKNLMPDIGERVQTPEGPGKVVGLNLLERILQVNLVDQEHVLEYSWEEIESQKNVEAQLTK